A genomic region of Herbaspirillum sp. DW155 contains the following coding sequences:
- a CDS encoding MotA/TolQ/ExbB proton channel family protein, with product MNAIQLFHELTFYAMYAAAALAVFMIVERQLFFLFSARDAARLLRTMSAGEGGSPLIDPALLERQTVPAQLVREALQTQGRGLTHSQQEDLGEAIYIAGKKRVNARLWVLDTIVTAAPLLGLVGTILGIIDTFAVLASSGISDPSGVSKGIGTALYATALGISIALFGLLFYNYLRECADNLNDLLKELLLRSSGLEHDAAEDDSRSLRDAGAAARSARHPVLAAG from the coding sequence ATGAATGCCATCCAGCTATTCCATGAACTGACTTTCTATGCCATGTATGCGGCCGCTGCACTGGCGGTTTTCATGATCGTGGAACGGCAGCTGTTCTTCCTCTTCAGCGCCCGCGACGCAGCGCGCTTGCTGCGCACGATGAGTGCCGGGGAGGGCGGCTCGCCGCTCATCGATCCCGCGCTGCTGGAACGCCAGACGGTGCCCGCGCAACTGGTGCGCGAGGCGCTGCAGACACAGGGCAGGGGCCTGACACACTCGCAGCAGGAAGACCTCGGCGAGGCCATCTACATCGCCGGCAAGAAACGGGTCAATGCACGCCTGTGGGTGCTCGACACCATCGTCACGGCCGCACCGCTGCTGGGCCTGGTCGGCACCATCCTGGGCATCATCGATACCTTCGCGGTCCTGGCCTCCTCGGGTATTTCCGACCCCTCGGGCGTTTCCAAGGGCATCGGCACGGCACTGTATGCCACCGCGCTGGGCATTTCCATTGCGTTGTTCGGTCTGCTGTTTTACAACTATTTGCGTGAATGCGCCGACAACCTCAATGACCTGCTCAAGGAACTGTTGCTGCGCAGTTCCGGTCTGGAACATGATGCTGCCGAGGACGACAGCCGCAGCCTGCGCGACGCCGGCGCGGCGGCCCGCAGCGCCCGCCACCCGGTGCTGGCGGCAGGCTGA
- a CDS encoding TonB-dependent receptor, giving the protein MKLKFNKLALLVSGLFLTELVPAWAQETSNLGQITVTGAAEAPGGGMIQADDTPKARSSVSREAISKMGASSTAFQIIQSLPGVSAFDQDGTGLFGGTLRVRGYNANQMGLTLDGAPLNDSLNYSINIQEFADPENTCDVFLNQGSGDMEAPHVGASGGNVGISTCDPRDTLGGKFNLAFGSNRYNKEFVRFDSGKFANDRAKFFISMSQAGADKFKGSGSAKREHVDAKAVFDFGSGSYSKLAFLWNKMDNANYRTVSKADLARFGYGYDFGTTPPRHLTPRSGTAQNEATANAAILGNYQGFNNNPFENYQVSMVNHWQLSPQASVDVNPYYIYGYGTGGNQLTSVSEARGSNLLHGGIGDLNGDGDTLDTILGYGSNISQTNRFGVTTKANYQLGSHNLSGGLWLDRGISQQYSPFVSIDSNGNTSDYWLTNSAQYLKYADGTPYNGGRNWYTRVDAHTVFLQDSFSLVNDRLNIQLGLKRQEVKRDFLNFASGLTANSGGADYEVKQTFSNTLGNVGLRYQLTETQSVFLNLGQNARAPENTANTGLVQTAAASNYTTSIVNGALIARDSQGNIVPLRIGSPKVSPEKSNNIDLGYRYAGNRLTLSGSVFYIDFKDRIASQYDPVSALSTQFNVGASRTYGLELEAGYKMNDNWNMYGSLTHADSSMLDDKVAVRAANGTATTLQTSGKQMPDTPQWLASLSLQYTTGPFYASAQGRYVGQRYTTLVNDDSIGGYTLFDLGAGYRFDKTLFLQTPTIRFQLLNLFDRKYLSMTGPSGSSFTTNANATTGTNGAAIAAASAPLFYVGAPRTFQVSLSSDF; this is encoded by the coding sequence ATGAAGTTGAAATTCAACAAGCTGGCCCTGCTGGTGTCGGGCCTGTTCCTGACCGAACTGGTGCCGGCATGGGCGCAGGAGACCAGCAATCTGGGTCAGATCACCGTCACCGGTGCGGCCGAGGCACCGGGCGGCGGCATGATCCAGGCCGACGACACGCCCAAGGCGCGCAGCTCGGTGAGTCGCGAGGCCATCAGCAAAATGGGAGCCTCTTCGACGGCCTTCCAGATCATCCAGAGCCTGCCGGGGGTATCGGCGTTCGACCAGGACGGCACCGGCCTGTTCGGCGGCACGCTGCGGGTACGCGGCTACAACGCCAACCAGATGGGCTTGACGCTGGATGGCGCACCGCTGAACGACTCGCTGAACTATTCGATCAACATCCAGGAGTTCGCCGATCCCGAGAACACCTGTGATGTCTTCCTCAACCAGGGCAGCGGTGACATGGAAGCACCGCACGTCGGTGCCAGTGGCGGCAACGTCGGCATCAGTACCTGTGACCCGCGGGACACGCTGGGCGGCAAGTTCAATCTCGCCTTCGGCTCCAATCGTTACAACAAGGAATTCGTGCGCTTCGATTCCGGCAAGTTTGCCAATGACCGGGCCAAGTTCTTCATTTCCATGTCGCAGGCCGGTGCCGACAAGTTCAAGGGCAGCGGCAGCGCCAAGCGCGAGCACGTCGATGCCAAGGCGGTCTTCGATTTCGGCTCAGGCAGCTACTCCAAACTGGCCTTCCTGTGGAACAAGATGGACAACGCCAACTATCGCACCGTTAGCAAGGCCGATCTGGCGCGCTTCGGCTATGGCTATGATTTCGGCACGACACCGCCGCGCCACCTGACACCCCGCAGTGGTACGGCCCAGAATGAGGCCACGGCCAATGCCGCCATCCTCGGCAACTACCAGGGCTTCAACAACAATCCCTTCGAAAACTATCAGGTATCGATGGTGAACCACTGGCAGCTCTCGCCGCAGGCCAGCGTGGATGTCAATCCGTACTACATCTACGGCTACGGCACTGGCGGCAACCAGCTCACCAGCGTCTCGGAGGCGCGCGGCAGCAACCTGCTGCACGGTGGCATCGGCGACCTCAATGGCGACGGCGACACGCTCGATACGATCCTGGGCTACGGCAGCAATATCAGCCAGACCAATCGCTTCGGGGTCACCACCAAGGCCAACTACCAACTGGGCAGCCACAACCTCTCGGGCGGATTGTGGCTGGATCGCGGGATCTCGCAGCAATACAGTCCCTTCGTCTCCATCGACAGCAATGGCAATACCTCGGATTACTGGCTGACCAACAGTGCCCAGTACCTGAAGTACGCCGATGGCACGCCCTACAATGGCGGTCGCAACTGGTACACCCGGGTGGATGCGCACACGGTGTTCCTGCAGGACAGTTTCTCGCTGGTCAATGATCGCCTCAACATCCAGTTGGGCCTGAAGCGCCAGGAGGTCAAGCGCGACTTCCTCAACTTTGCCAGCGGCCTGACCGCCAACAGCGGCGGGGCGGACTACGAAGTGAAGCAGACATTCAGCAATACGCTGGGCAATGTCGGCCTGCGCTATCAGCTCACCGAAACCCAGTCGGTCTTCCTGAATCTGGGGCAGAACGCCCGCGCACCGGAGAACACAGCCAATACCGGCCTGGTACAGACCGCGGCCGCCAGCAACTACACCACCTCCATCGTCAATGGCGCGCTGATCGCACGCGACAGCCAGGGCAACATCGTGCCGCTGCGCATCGGCTCGCCCAAGGTCAGTCCGGAAAAATCCAACAACATCGACCTCGGCTACCGCTATGCAGGCAACCGCCTGACGCTCTCCGGCTCGGTGTTCTACATCGACTTCAAGGACCGCATCGCCAGCCAGTATGATCCGGTCTCGGCTCTGAGCACCCAGTTCAACGTGGGTGCCTCGCGCACCTATGGCCTGGAGCTGGAAGCAGGGTACAAGATGAACGACAACTGGAACATGTATGGCTCGCTGACCCATGCCGACTCCAGCATGCTCGATGACAAGGTGGCCGTGCGGGCCGCCAACGGCACGGCCACCACCTTGCAGACCTCAGGCAAGCAGATGCCCGACACCCCGCAATGGCTGGCCTCCCTGTCGCTGCAGTACACCACCGGTCCCTTCTACGCCAGTGCGCAAGGGCGCTACGTCGGCCAGCGCTACACCACGCTGGTCAACGACGACAGCATCGGCGGATATACGCTCTTCGATCTGGGCGCAGGCTATCGCTTCGACAAGACCCTGTTCCTGCAGACGCCGACGATCCGCTTCCAGCTGCTCAACCTGTTCGACAGGAAATACCTGAGCATGACCGGTCCCAGCGGTTCGTCCTTCACCACCAATGCCAACGCCACCACTGGCACCAATGGTGCCGCCATCGCGGCGGCCTCGGCACCGCTGTTCTACGTCGGCGCACCGCGCACCTTCCAGGTATCGCTGAGCAGCGATTTCTGA
- a CDS encoding TonB family protein codes for MQLIYRHRDWVAALPATGLILLLVTAGIQVVKPLKPKYDEPVKLEVIDPVSLPPPPQPPQPPQPPKTPPPEPAPRSLPPPRPTPPVPKPELPKPTTTPAVSVPAPVAAPAPPAPAAPAPAAPAPAAVAPPTPPAPPAPKPNVEAEFIARVRAYLNAVKRYPTGREASLQRPEGTVKVWFILNRDGSVVDAGIEQSSNSMLLDQAARRSVGMGRFPAFPEQFQPGQSTHRFVVDLEFKPATD; via the coding sequence ATGCAGCTCATTTATCGCCATCGCGACTGGGTAGCCGCCTTGCCGGCAACCGGGCTGATCCTGCTGCTCGTGACGGCCGGGATACAGGTGGTCAAGCCGCTCAAGCCGAAGTACGACGAGCCAGTGAAATTGGAGGTCATTGATCCTGTCAGCCTGCCCCCTCCACCGCAGCCTCCGCAGCCACCGCAGCCACCCAAGACACCGCCGCCCGAGCCGGCACCGCGCAGCCTGCCACCGCCCAGGCCGACACCGCCGGTGCCAAAACCCGAGCTGCCCAAGCCGACGACCACACCGGCGGTAAGCGTGCCCGCGCCGGTGGCAGCGCCCGCCCCGCCAGCGCCCGCAGCGCCTGCGCCGGCAGCGCCTGCGCCGGCAGCGGTGGCGCCGCCGACGCCACCGGCACCGCCTGCACCCAAGCCGAATGTGGAGGCCGAATTCATCGCCCGGGTGCGCGCCTATCTCAATGCCGTGAAGCGCTATCCGACCGGGCGTGAAGCCAGCCTGCAGAGACCGGAAGGAACGGTCAAGGTGTGGTTCATCCTCAATCGCGATGGTTCGGTGGTCGACGCCGGTATCGAGCAGAGTTCCAATTCGATGCTGCTGGACCAGGCCGCGCGGCGCAGTGTGGGGATGGGGCGCTTCCCCGCGTTTCCCGAGCAGTTCCAGCCGGGGCAATCCACGCACCGCTTCGTAGTCGATCTCGAATTCAAACCGGCAACGGACTGA
- a CDS encoding biopolymer transporter ExbD, which yields MRSWGETEKRRARIEIIPMIDVMMFLLVFFVLLSLNVIPALGIKTSLPSSSSASDLQTQHIARIALGAGGELELEGKPVKLEALVPGLKQLQQKEPGKKLVLIVNADQKIEFQRVIDLMDILKGNGFDALSFVSKRK from the coding sequence ATGAGAAGCTGGGGCGAAACGGAAAAGCGCAGGGCGCGTATCGAGATCATTCCGATGATCGACGTGATGATGTTCTTGCTGGTCTTCTTCGTGCTGCTGAGCCTGAACGTGATTCCGGCGTTGGGCATCAAGACTTCCTTGCCCAGCTCCTCCTCGGCCAGCGACCTGCAGACCCAGCACATCGCACGCATCGCCCTGGGGGCAGGCGGGGAGCTGGAACTCGAAGGCAAGCCGGTCAAGCTGGAGGCGCTGGTGCCGGGCCTGAAGCAATTGCAGCAGAAGGAGCCCGGCAAGAAGCTGGTGCTCATCGTCAATGCCGATCAGAAGATCGAGTTCCAGCGCGTGATCGACCTCATGGATATCCTCAAGGGCAACGGCTTTGATGCGCTGTCCTTCGTGTCCAAGCGCAAGTGA
- a CDS encoding CesT family type III secretion system chaperone produces MPLIDAVKEPGRRLMGAPSFLPPFNDASLTIMSHSPYSRLIAQFCGLTLFEQPETLLKGQAFQVEGIDFSLIHSEQINPARMTICCDLGELGQTQAPDLCQKLLKMNLSLHTTEKPIFALSPDTGHLVRLQAETVAELTPGSLLQKLKVLAHEARQWRTDPLLLSQERRAPPPGKGASSFASLMVRNR; encoded by the coding sequence ATGCCACTTATCGATGCGGTAAAAGAACCGGGGCGTCGCCTGATGGGCGCGCCCTCCTTTCTTCCGCCTTTTAACGATGCCTCTTTGACGATCATGTCCCACTCCCCTTATTCCCGGCTCATCGCGCAGTTCTGCGGTCTGACCCTGTTCGAACAGCCTGAAACTCTGCTCAAGGGCCAGGCTTTTCAGGTAGAGGGAATCGATTTCTCCCTGATCCACAGCGAACAGATCAATCCGGCGCGCATGACCATCTGCTGCGATCTGGGCGAACTCGGCCAGACCCAGGCTCCGGATCTCTGCCAGAAACTGCTGAAGATGAACCTGTCGCTGCACACCACCGAGAAGCCGATCTTTGCACTCTCGCCGGACACCGGGCACCTGGTCCGTCTGCAAGCCGAGACGGTGGCCGAGTTGACCCCGGGATCGCTGTTGCAAAAGTTAAAAGTCCTCGCACACGAAGCGCGGCAATGGCGCACCGATCCGCTCCTGCTCAGCCAGGAGCGGCGCGCGCCACCGCCCGGCAAGGGTGCTTCCAGTTTTGCTTCGCTCATGGTGCGCAACCGCTGA
- a CDS encoding FAD-dependent oxidoreductase yields the protein MHNVTETSRTGLDATASTSSGREVAPSTSAASLTAATLSLLESGPSRTNGKRDLPFINTTRVGEWPAVRPQSLAAPMLHNLELLRNMPKGEQRLQAQREIYQHWHVMSDAEKVELLKHVSVQYLKGDISPNPTLENKELWLANQYYHLAAEGVPGGMLDHLKSTLPPARLAALIAVRRQGPSVSVLHSLLSEMSSPQRNKLLMHLDEGERSAITEILEKKPDISFIDTGYSYKKYLKFNDGIAVLPPEAMNKKVAIVGSGAAGTVAARELLKIGLPPVIIEADKRIGGRLESRPYHDGETESKAFSEMGAMRFPPTGETWFHYLKQFGVKTDPNFPNPGKVDTKLFYRNQVIDWPGGNATPSDPVLQKVGRDFTEFATALMMPLEEARAVHDTEKMEAIWQSYITKYKDMSFQAAVLDGLKEQKGWGKTEMDAFGALGIGTGGFGPLYQVNFLEILRVMLNKLEDRQNLLPDGTSAALRQFYSEPVTRPDGSKVSLDDSADIRLQTKVTSVQMDNGRPSLTTVRQNGDAAEESTETFDAVIVTATPPALQRMGLTVTSGTGTDPLSDTVKSALMDLHMMDSSKLFIRTPTKFWLDEQGNPRKDIPQTIQTDQSPHGIYCLDYPGMKEGVVLVSYTWGDKSTKLMAMTPEERLSEFKKVIEQVSPEFARNLVPVNDEIHAIDWQGTPNQYGAFKLNTPGQEASQQEAYYQYLSVNKDHPDTDTGVYIAGDSISHNGGWVEGAVTTAINAAVATAVHLGGTVPENSPLSLDKNKYDYGAA from the coding sequence ATGCACAACGTCACAGAAACTTCCCGGACGGGCCTCGATGCTACGGCATCCACTTCCTCCGGCCGCGAAGTTGCTCCATCCACTTCTGCCGCCAGTCTCACGGCCGCCACCTTGTCCCTTCTGGAGAGCGGCCCCAGCCGCACCAACGGCAAACGCGACCTGCCCTTCATCAATACCACGCGGGTGGGCGAGTGGCCGGCGGTCCGTCCGCAATCCCTGGCCGCACCGATGCTCCACAACCTGGAGCTGTTGCGCAATATGCCCAAGGGTGAACAGCGCCTGCAGGCACAGCGCGAGATCTATCAGCACTGGCATGTCATGAGCGACGCCGAAAAGGTCGAGTTGCTCAAGCATGTCAGCGTGCAATACCTGAAGGGCGATATCAGCCCCAACCCTACCTTGGAGAACAAGGAGTTATGGCTGGCCAATCAGTATTACCATCTCGCCGCTGAAGGCGTTCCCGGTGGCATGCTCGATCACCTCAAGAGTACCCTGCCGCCAGCGCGACTGGCTGCGCTGATCGCGGTACGCCGCCAGGGCCCGTCGGTCAGCGTGTTGCATTCGCTGCTCAGCGAGATGAGCTCGCCTCAGCGCAACAAGCTGCTGATGCATCTGGATGAGGGCGAACGCAGTGCGATCACTGAAATCCTGGAGAAGAAGCCGGACATCAGCTTCATCGACACCGGTTACAGTTACAAGAAATACCTGAAGTTCAATGACGGCATCGCCGTCTTGCCGCCCGAGGCCATGAACAAGAAGGTGGCCATCGTGGGCAGTGGTGCAGCCGGCACCGTCGCCGCACGTGAGCTGCTCAAGATCGGCCTGCCCCCCGTCATCATCGAAGCCGACAAGCGCATCGGTGGTCGCCTGGAATCCCGTCCCTATCATGACGGCGAGACAGAATCGAAAGCCTTCTCGGAAATGGGCGCCATGCGCTTTCCGCCCACCGGGGAGACCTGGTTCCACTATCTCAAGCAGTTCGGTGTGAAGACCGATCCGAATTTCCCCAATCCCGGCAAGGTCGACACCAAGCTGTTCTATCGCAATCAGGTCATCGACTGGCCGGGAGGCAATGCCACGCCGTCGGACCCGGTGTTGCAGAAGGTGGGCCGCGACTTCACCGAATTTGCGACCGCGTTGATGATGCCGCTGGAAGAGGCGCGTGCCGTCCATGATACGGAAAAGATGGAGGCAATCTGGCAGAGCTATATCACCAAGTACAAGGACATGAGCTTCCAGGCCGCCGTGCTGGATGGACTCAAGGAACAAAAAGGCTGGGGCAAGACGGAAATGGATGCCTTCGGTGCGCTGGGGATCGGGACCGGGGGGTTCGGCCCGCTGTACCAGGTCAATTTCCTGGAGATTCTGCGCGTCATGCTCAACAAGCTGGAAGATCGCCAGAACCTGCTGCCCGACGGCACCAGCGCAGCGCTGCGACAGTTCTATTCGGAACCGGTGACGCGTCCTGACGGCAGCAAGGTCAGCCTCGACGACAGCGCCGACATTCGTCTGCAGACCAAGGTGACGAGCGTGCAGATGGACAATGGCCGTCCGAGTCTGACCACCGTCCGCCAAAATGGTGACGCGGCCGAAGAGAGCACCGAAACCTTCGACGCCGTGATCGTCACGGCGACTCCCCCCGCCTTGCAGCGCATGGGATTGACCGTGACCTCGGGAACAGGTACGGACCCGCTCAGCGATACCGTCAAGAGTGCGCTGATGGATCTGCACATGATGGATTCTTCCAAGCTCTTCATCCGCACCCCGACCAAGTTCTGGCTGGATGAGCAGGGAAACCCCCGCAAGGATATTCCGCAGACCATCCAGACCGACCAGTCGCCGCACGGCATCTATTGCCTGGATTATCCGGGCATGAAGGAAGGCGTGGTACTGGTCAGCTACACCTGGGGCGACAAATCCACCAAGCTCATGGCCATGACGCCGGAAGAGCGACTGAGCGAATTCAAGAAGGTGATCGAGCAGGTCAGTCCCGAGTTCGCCCGCAACCTGGTGCCGGTCAATGACGAGATCCATGCCATCGACTGGCAGGGTACGCCTAACCAGTACGGTGCCTTCAAGCTCAATACCCCCGGTCAGGAGGCCAGCCAGCAAGAGGCCTACTACCAGTACCTGAGCGTCAACAAGGACCATCCCGATACCGATACCGGGGTCTACATCGCCGGGGACTCGATCTCTCACAACGGCGGCTGGGTCGAAGGCGCGGTCACGACTGCGATCAATGCGGCCGTCGCTACCGCCGTCCACCTGGGCGGCACCGTACCGGAAAATTCGCCGCTGAGCCTGGACAAGAACAAGTACGACTACGGCGCGGCCTGA
- a CDS encoding ATP-binding cassette domain-containing protein, whose protein sequence is MTPAVPLLTFDNLVAGYADTPVLHGVSATVSAGQALGVIGRNGVGKSTLLRALAGIIRPFSGSVSWSGQALEGQPAYAYRAMGMSYAPQERVVFDELSVADNLTLGQANRDLAIFANSFLLFPRLQSRLPQKAGVMSGGEKKLLSFVRIMSEEGALSLLDEPSEGVAPENIALMAQVIQQAKARGKAFLLAEQNIDFLLSVCDHLLIMDHGEFVASGPLAQFSRERIESYLAV, encoded by the coding sequence ATGACGCCAGCCGTCCCGCTGCTGACATTCGACAATCTTGTGGCCGGTTATGCGGATACGCCCGTCCTGCATGGCGTGAGCGCTACGGTGAGCGCCGGGCAGGCGCTGGGTGTGATCGGGCGCAATGGCGTCGGCAAGAGCACGCTCTTGCGTGCACTGGCCGGGATCATCCGCCCGTTTTCCGGCAGCGTGTCCTGGTCAGGTCAGGCGCTGGAAGGGCAGCCCGCCTATGCCTATCGGGCAATGGGCATGAGCTATGCGCCGCAGGAACGGGTGGTCTTCGACGAGCTTTCGGTGGCGGATAATCTGACGCTGGGTCAGGCCAACCGCGATCTGGCGATCTTTGCCAACAGCTTTCTGCTGTTTCCGCGGCTGCAGTCCCGGCTGCCTCAGAAGGCCGGGGTGATGAGCGGCGGCGAAAAGAAACTCTTGTCCTTTGTCCGCATCATGAGTGAAGAGGGCGCCTTGAGCTTGCTGGATGAGCCCAGCGAAGGAGTGGCTCCCGAAAATATCGCGCTCATGGCCCAGGTCATCCAACAGGCCAAGGCGCGGGGCAAGGCGTTTTTGCTGGCGGAACAGAATATCGACTTCCTGCTGTCGGTATGCGATCACCTGCTGATCATGGATCATGGCGAGTTCGTTGCCAGCGGCCCGCTGGCGCAATTTTCGCGCGAACGCATCGAGTCCTATCTGGCGGTGTGA
- a CDS encoding ATP-binding cassette domain-containing protein, translated as MVSSRAANRLALVLISAALLLVPAVVGDFDAYQIALYLLLGIVTQGVALCWGNVGFLCLGQAVFFGLGAYLSGTLLRAAMQQPLMLALLPLCLLLPAAIAYLLARAVFGRKVDNGPFFSLITLALAMLASLLANRFSGLTGGFNGMVDIPDLPGTDRYATLYYVIAVVSIGSTWIFCRLLRSPLGILWSALEQNEERLQFFGFDTGRLKAIAFAIGAAASGLAGLLYAPHQGIVTPSAIGIGMSTQFVIWAAIGGRRSPVGALAATVIIGLVSASLRDRYPFWEALMALIFIAAVLWFPQGLSGAVAPWLRWPARWVRPSTSLTEQQAPALSPGAPSGGDAVPHLQLQDVHVRRGAVRILDGLALESRTRGICCVIGPNGAGKTSMFNAMSGRLSADRGDIWFDGQSITHSPAWRVAQLRIGRKFQIPSVFPRLSVRHNLLIALWANRLSPRDHLRSAPLGWHSAFGQHLLARLPLLQQRPELAAGSLSQGARQMLEFAMVALMEPRLMLLDEPCAGLSPAETQQLMEVVRWSVDHLGASALLIEHDMSALEAIGGHVFVLHQGQLLAQGALAEIKASPEVRKVYLGGRK; from the coding sequence ATGGTCTCATCGCGCGCCGCTAACCGCCTTGCCCTTGTCCTGATCAGCGCTGCGCTCTTGCTGGTGCCTGCCGTGGTGGGGGATTTCGATGCCTATCAAATCGCGCTCTACCTGTTGCTGGGCATCGTCACGCAAGGCGTGGCGCTGTGCTGGGGCAATGTCGGTTTCCTGTGTCTGGGGCAGGCCGTGTTCTTCGGGCTGGGTGCCTACCTCTCAGGAACCCTGTTGCGGGCCGCCATGCAGCAGCCCCTGATGCTGGCGCTGCTGCCGCTGTGCCTGCTGTTGCCGGCGGCCATCGCCTATCTGCTGGCCCGTGCAGTCTTTGGGCGCAAGGTGGACAATGGTCCGTTCTTCTCGCTCATCACGCTGGCGCTGGCCATGCTGGCCAGCCTGCTGGCCAATCGCTTCAGTGGCCTGACGGGCGGCTTCAATGGCATGGTCGACATTCCCGATCTTCCCGGAACCGATCGATACGCCACGCTCTACTACGTCATCGCCGTGGTATCCATCGGCAGTACCTGGATTTTCTGCCGGCTGCTGCGTTCACCGCTCGGCATCTTGTGGAGCGCCCTGGAGCAGAACGAAGAGCGTCTGCAATTCTTCGGTTTCGATACCGGCAGGCTCAAGGCGATTGCCTTTGCCATCGGCGCGGCGGCCTCCGGACTGGCCGGCCTGCTGTACGCTCCCCACCAGGGCATTGTGACGCCCAGTGCCATCGGCATCGGCATGTCCACGCAATTTGTGATCTGGGCGGCCATCGGTGGTCGCCGCAGTCCCGTGGGGGCGCTGGCGGCCACGGTGATCATCGGTCTGGTCTCGGCCAGCTTGCGGGATCGCTATCCGTTCTGGGAAGCGCTCATGGCGCTCATCTTCATTGCCGCGGTGCTGTGGTTTCCGCAGGGACTCTCCGGCGCGGTGGCACCTTGGCTGCGCTGGCCGGCGCGCTGGGTGCGACCGTCCACCTCGCTCACGGAACAGCAAGCACCGGCGCTGTCGCCAGGTGCGCCCAGCGGCGGCGATGCCGTCCCTCATCTGCAACTGCAGGATGTGCACGTGCGCCGCGGGGCAGTGCGCATTCTTGACGGACTTGCGCTGGAGAGCCGAACGCGCGGCATCTGTTGCGTGATCGGTCCCAACGGGGCAGGCAAGACCTCCATGTTCAACGCCATGAGCGGACGCCTGAGCGCCGACCGGGGCGACATCTGGTTCGACGGTCAATCGATCACCCACTCTCCCGCATGGCGGGTCGCGCAGTTGCGTATCGGACGAAAGTTCCAGATTCCCTCGGTATTCCCTCGACTCAGCGTCAGACACAACCTGCTCATTGCGCTCTGGGCCAACCGTCTGTCGCCGCGCGATCATCTGCGCAGCGCACCACTGGGGTGGCACTCGGCGTTCGGTCAGCACCTGCTGGCAAGGCTGCCGCTGTTGCAGCAGCGGCCCGAGCTGGCAGCGGGCAGCCTCTCGCAAGGGGCGCGCCAGATGCTGGAGTTCGCCATGGTGGCGCTCATGGAACCGCGACTGATGCTGCTCGATGAACCCTGCGCCGGGCTGTCGCCGGCGGAAACCCAGCAACTCATGGAGGTCGTACGCTGGAGTGTCGATCATCTCGGTGCCAGCGCGCTGCTGATCGAACACGACATGAGTGCGCTGGAGGCCATCGGCGGCCATGTCTTCGTGCTGCACCAGGGCCAGTTGCTGGCACAGGGCGCACTGGCGGAGATCAAGGCATCGCCCGAGGTACGCAAGGTCTATCTGGGAGGAAGAAAATGA
- a CDS encoding branched-chain amino acid ABC transporter permease, with protein MTAMHASALATMGLDLLYVLSILALTAIGLGIVFGLLGVMNMAHGEFVMLGAYCMVFIQQRGLPTLMALPLAIVVCATAGWAVERYLIRTLYSRPFDTLLATWGLSIVMRELIKAAFGAGYQNVTLAAAQPLQLGTLAYPLYRLELMACVFLGLLALGIWFGRSQVGARIRAMTGNPVLARAVGVNTTRLASLSFVTGVTLAGLCGVMLAPLVRVEPYMGLDYLLNAFFVLIVGGFGSVAGLLAGTGIIGATQSLTANLLDQTAGYAAVLIVSILFLWIRPNGLIARR; from the coding sequence ATGACTGCGATGCATGCAAGCGCGCTGGCGACAATGGGGCTGGACCTGCTCTACGTGCTCTCCATCCTGGCGCTGACAGCCATCGGACTGGGTATCGTGTTCGGATTGCTGGGGGTGATGAACATGGCCCACGGCGAATTCGTCATGCTGGGAGCCTACTGCATGGTCTTCATACAGCAACGCGGACTGCCGACCCTGATGGCCTTGCCCTTGGCCATCGTGGTCTGCGCCACGGCCGGATGGGCGGTGGAACGCTACCTGATCCGCACGCTCTACAGCCGTCCCTTCGATACCTTGCTGGCGACCTGGGGACTGTCGATCGTGATGCGTGAGCTGATCAAGGCAGCCTTCGGCGCCGGATACCAGAACGTGACGCTGGCAGCCGCGCAGCCGCTGCAACTGGGGACGCTGGCCTATCCGCTCTATCGGCTCGAACTGATGGCCTGCGTGTTCCTGGGCTTGCTGGCGCTGGGAATCTGGTTTGGCCGCAGCCAGGTGGGCGCGCGTATCCGCGCCATGACCGGCAATCCGGTACTGGCCAGGGCGGTCGGTGTCAATACCACGCGGCTGGCCAGCCTGAGCTTCGTGACGGGCGTGACGCTGGCCGGTCTGTGCGGCGTCATGCTGGCACCGCTGGTACGGGTCGAACCCTACATGGGGCTGGACTATCTGCTCAACGCCTTCTTCGTGCTCATCGTCGGCGGTTTCGGCAGCGTGGCAGGCCTGCTGGCCGGTACCGGGATCATCGGTGCCACCCAGAGCCTCACGGCCAACCTGCTGGATCAGACGGCCGGCTATGCCGCGGTGCTGATCGTGTCGATACTCTTTCTCTGGATTCGTCCCAATGGTCTCATCGCGCGCCGCTAA